The Solibacillus sp. FSL W7-1436 genome window below encodes:
- a CDS encoding alpha/beta hydrolase: MKVGVLFLHGFSGGPYEVQPFAHYIEQRIDWVLSIPTFSGHGDAEHLAMKGYKAEHWMMEAEIAYRQLKKQVDEVIVVGFSMGGVIAMYLSIRYPVKKLVLLSAAAKYVSPTQLVKDVRAIAQDMVHKKIEENELFARYKFKFKNVPLTATIEFMKVVKRTEPYIKNIQCPTFIVQGELDGIVPSATAQILFEQIQSQQKQMYISDCGKHHICYSDDCEQWFEQVYQFLVG, translated from the coding sequence ATGAAAGTCGGTGTCCTATTTTTACATGGATTTTCTGGTGGACCGTATGAAGTACAGCCTTTTGCGCATTATATAGAGCAACGAATAGATTGGGTCTTAAGTATTCCGACATTCTCCGGTCACGGTGATGCAGAGCATTTGGCAATGAAAGGCTATAAAGCAGAGCACTGGATGATGGAGGCGGAAATCGCATACCGGCAACTGAAAAAGCAAGTCGATGAAGTCATAGTCGTCGGTTTTTCGATGGGCGGAGTCATTGCGATGTACCTATCTATACGTTACCCAGTAAAAAAGTTGGTACTCCTAAGTGCTGCAGCAAAGTATGTGAGTCCTACGCAGTTAGTAAAAGATGTTCGAGCAATTGCCCAGGATATGGTGCATAAAAAGATAGAAGAAAATGAATTGTTCGCACGGTACAAATTTAAATTTAAAAATGTTCCGTTGACAGCAACGATTGAATTTATGAAGGTCGTGAAAAGAACGGAACCTTATATAAAGAACATTCAGTGCCCAACTTTTATAGTACAAGGGGAGCTGGATGGTATTGTGCCTAGTGCAACTGCCCAAATTTTATTTGAACAAATTCAGTCGCAGCAAAAACAAATGTATATTTCAGATTGTGGAAAACATCATATTTGTTACAGTGATGATTGTGAGCAATGGTTTGAGCAAGTGTATCAATTTTTAGTGGGTTAA
- a CDS encoding PH domain-containing protein yields MREQPKFQLPKKARTVWRLYGIIQTFIIALLTGGIVFLTVRFDWPQWIMWIAIALVMVSIAFSVIVFPSIRWRIWRYEVREQEIEIQSGLFVVKRTLIPMVRVQHVDTEQGPILKKYMLANISISSAATVHTIPMLKVEDADELRTKISELARVAEDDV; encoded by the coding sequence GTGAGAGAACAACCAAAGTTTCAGTTGCCTAAAAAAGCGCGAACAGTATGGAGACTATATGGAATAATTCAAACTTTTATCATCGCTCTTTTAACAGGCGGCATCGTATTTTTAACAGTCCGGTTTGACTGGCCTCAATGGATTATGTGGATTGCCATTGCGCTCGTAATGGTATCGATTGCATTTTCGGTTATTGTCTTCCCGAGCATCCGTTGGAGAATATGGCGCTATGAAGTACGAGAACAGGAAATCGAAATTCAAAGCGGTCTTTTTGTCGTTAAACGGACATTGATTCCGATGGTGCGCGTACAGCATGTCGATACTGAGCAAGGACCGATTTTAAAGAAGTACATGCTAGCGAACATATCGATTTCTTCGGCGGCAACTGTACATACGATACCTATGCTGAAAGTTGAAGATGCTGATGAGTTGAGGACAAAAATTTCTGAACTTGCAAGGGTGGCGGAAGATGATGTCTAA
- a CDS encoding helix-turn-helix transcriptional regulator, with protein sequence MQLHQYSISETISKRYFQEIDNINQYAGIEDFFVLESRLVFEVYHLEVAKAKKTLHEIIDILSARFGKQVIKVVRSYFVTLSSIVARKLLDNQVPSKKAFAFNLACADMIENKMKDAEFLQFADDLIDFYVYFIADRKQPTFRHQTVNKVIMYINDELENDLTVESIAANFHISTSHLSRIFREHVGITLVEYLNVRRVEESQYYLRHTNKSITSISDQFHFCNQSYFTRIFKKYTGVTPKHFRDELHHEFFRFEIPEVEYESV encoded by the coding sequence ATGCAACTACATCAATATTCAATCTCGGAAACAATTTCAAAACGATATTTTCAAGAGATTGACAATATCAATCAATATGCTGGTATCGAAGATTTTTTTGTTCTGGAATCTCGATTGGTTTTTGAAGTTTATCATTTAGAAGTAGCGAAAGCAAAGAAGACATTACATGAAATTATAGACATATTATCCGCACGCTTCGGAAAACAGGTCATTAAAGTAGTGCGCTCATACTTTGTTACGTTATCCTCAATTGTTGCGCGTAAGCTTTTAGATAATCAAGTTCCTTCTAAAAAAGCATTTGCCTTCAATTTAGCATGTGCAGATATGATTGAAAACAAGATGAAGGATGCCGAGTTTCTGCAATTTGCAGATGACTTAATCGATTTTTATGTGTATTTTATTGCGGACCGTAAACAGCCTACGTTCCGTCACCAAACAGTAAACAAAGTAATTATGTACATAAATGATGAGCTGGAAAATGATTTAACAGTTGAAAGTATTGCAGCGAACTTCCATATTAGTACGAGTCATTTATCGCGTATTTTCCGTGAGCATGTAGGAATCACTTTAGTTGAATACTTAAATGTTCGCCGTGTAGAGGAATCCCAATATTATTTACGTCATACGAATAAAAGTATTACGTCAATTTCAGATCAGTTCCATTTCTGCAATCAGAGTTATTTCACTAGAATTTTCAAAAAATACACAGGTGTAACACCTAAACATTTCCGCGACGAACTGCATCATGAGTTTTTCCGTTTTGAAATTCCTGAAGTCGAGTATGAAAGTGTTTAA
- a CDS encoding UDP-N-acetylmuramoyl-tripeptide--D-alanyl-D-alanine ligase yields the protein MKKSLQQIAAWLTIENQSFPETIVTGISIDTRTIAEGDLFIPFRGEAVNGHRFVEQAFEKGAGASLWMIDEPNPPEHLPLIFVEDPEQALQKMAESYRNEHKATFIGITGSNGKTSSKDILAGALSPYFKVQKTIGNFNNQLGLPITILQLDEDTEVSVLEMGMSGFGEIEFLTKLARPHYAIITNIGEAHMQDLGSREGIAQAKFEIVKGLSEEGVLFYDGDEPLLQNLVAKTPQLKTQAFGFSEAQSLAASQIEATAQGSSFHVDGVIEGDFFISVLGEHQVKNTLSAMLVSKALGLTDEQIREALKKVVLTDMRMQLVPVGDLLFINDAYNAAPTSMHAAIQFVEQTTIRNEKWLVLGDMLELGNDEKQMHEGIAAHIQPEEIRYVCLYGPRMKWLYNKLQETFDADHLVYSESDYAPIIEKIQSHATDESILLVKGSRGMQLEKIIHSIELA from the coding sequence GTGAAAAAAAGTTTACAGCAAATTGCAGCATGGTTAACGATAGAAAATCAGTCATTTCCTGAAACGATTGTCACAGGTATTTCCATTGATACACGGACAATTGCAGAAGGGGATTTATTTATTCCTTTCCGTGGAGAAGCAGTAAATGGGCACCGTTTTGTTGAGCAGGCATTTGAAAAAGGCGCGGGAGCTTCATTATGGATGATTGATGAGCCGAATCCCCCGGAACATTTGCCGTTAATTTTCGTGGAAGACCCGGAGCAGGCACTACAAAAAATGGCCGAGAGTTACCGTAATGAGCATAAAGCGACATTTATCGGGATTACCGGTTCAAACGGGAAAACGTCTTCAAAAGATATTTTGGCGGGAGCCCTTTCACCATACTTTAAAGTACAAAAAACAATCGGGAACTTTAATAATCAGCTTGGTTTACCGATTACGATTTTACAGCTTGATGAAGATACGGAAGTTTCCGTATTGGAAATGGGGATGAGCGGTTTTGGAGAAATTGAATTTCTAACAAAGCTTGCACGACCGCATTATGCCATTATTACAAATATCGGCGAAGCTCATATGCAGGATTTAGGATCGCGGGAAGGGATTGCGCAGGCAAAGTTTGAAATTGTAAAAGGATTGTCTGAAGAAGGTGTTCTTTTTTATGATGGTGATGAACCGCTACTCCAAAACCTAGTTGCAAAAACACCGCAGTTAAAAACACAGGCATTTGGCTTTAGCGAAGCACAGAGTTTAGCGGCATCACAAATCGAAGCGACAGCGCAAGGAAGCAGTTTCCATGTAGATGGAGTCATCGAGGGAGACTTCTTCATTTCGGTTTTAGGCGAGCACCAAGTGAAAAATACATTAAGTGCAATGCTCGTTAGTAAGGCATTAGGTTTAACTGACGAACAAATCCGCGAAGCATTAAAGAAAGTAGTTTTGACAGATATGCGGATGCAGCTTGTTCCAGTCGGCGATTTATTATTTATTAACGATGCGTACAATGCTGCGCCAACATCGATGCATGCAGCTATACAATTTGTCGAGCAAACGACAATCCGCAATGAAAAGTGGCTTGTACTTGGTGACATGCTTGAGCTTGGAAATGATGAAAAGCAAATGCACGAAGGAATTGCCGCACATATTCAACCTGAAGAAATACGCTATGTTTGCTTATATGGCCCGCGCATGAAGTGGCTTTATAATAAATTGCAAGAAACATTTGATGCTGATCATTTAGTGTATTCCGAAAGCGATTACGCACCGATTATTGAAAAAATCCAGTCTCATGCAACAGATGAGTCCATCCTTTTAGTAAAAGGTTCACGTGGAATGCAGTTGGAGAAAATTATCCATTCAATCGAGTTAGCCTAG
- a CDS encoding DEAD/DEAH box helicase, producing MTNFSELNISESTLRSIKRMGFEEATPIQEGTVTFAMAGRDVLGQAQTGTGKTAAFGIPLIEKIDPKNPNIQALVIAPTRELAIQVSEELYKLGYDKRVKLLSVYGGQEIGRQIRALKNKPQIIVGTPGRIQDHINRRTLRLDEVQTLVLDEADEMLNMGFIDDINAILENVPSDRQTLLFSATMPPAIRKIAETFMKDPEIVKIKAKELTMENIEQFFVKATEREKFDALSRLLDSQKPELAIIFGRTKRRVDELSQALGLRGFLAEGIHGDLSQAKRISVLRQFKEGKIDILIATDVAARGLDISGVTHVYNFDIPQDPESYVHRIGRTGRAGKSGVAVTFVTPREMGYLRIVEETTKKRMTPLRPPSSEEALVGLQEDAMQSLVDLVQNNDLGNYRDLAAKLLENNDALDLVAAALKSITKEPDATPVSLSEERPLPMRRDRSQGGGGRGRGGNDRNRGGNRGGGDRRGGDRRREGGGSRSGSGSREGGRREGGARREGSRDRRPRPRRED from the coding sequence TTGACAAATTTTTCAGAATTAAACATTAGTGAATCGACATTACGTTCTATTAAGCGTATGGGATTTGAAGAAGCAACACCAATCCAAGAAGGAACAGTAACGTTTGCAATGGCTGGCCGTGACGTTTTAGGCCAAGCACAAACAGGTACTGGTAAGACAGCTGCATTTGGTATTCCTTTAATCGAGAAAATCGATCCAAAAAATCCAAATATCCAAGCTTTGGTAATTGCTCCAACTCGTGAATTAGCAATCCAAGTTTCAGAAGAACTTTATAAATTAGGTTATGACAAGCGCGTAAAATTATTATCAGTTTACGGTGGTCAAGAAATCGGCCGTCAAATCCGTGCATTGAAAAATAAACCACAAATTATTGTAGGTACACCAGGTCGTATTCAAGACCATATTAACCGTCGTACATTACGTTTAGACGAAGTACAAACTTTAGTTTTAGACGAAGCGGATGAAATGTTAAACATGGGCTTCATCGATGACATTAATGCGATTTTAGAAAACGTACCATCAGATCGCCAAACATTACTATTCTCAGCGACAATGCCTCCAGCAATCCGCAAAATTGCAGAGACATTCATGAAAGATCCTGAAATCGTAAAAATTAAAGCGAAAGAATTAACAATGGAAAACATTGAACAATTCTTCGTAAAAGCAACAGAGCGCGAAAAATTCGATGCTTTATCTCGTCTATTGGATTCACAAAAACCAGAATTAGCAATCATCTTCGGCCGTACGAAACGCCGTGTTGATGAATTAAGCCAAGCTTTAGGATTACGTGGCTTCTTAGCTGAAGGTATTCACGGTGATCTATCACAGGCGAAACGTATTTCTGTTTTACGTCAATTTAAAGAAGGTAAAATCGATATCCTAATCGCAACAGACGTTGCAGCACGTGGATTGGATATTTCAGGTGTAACACATGTTTACAACTTTGATATTCCACAAGATCCAGAATCATACGTTCACCGTATCGGTCGTACAGGCCGTGCTGGTAAATCAGGTGTTGCAGTAACATTCGTAACACCTCGTGAAATGGGTTACTTACGCATCGTAGAAGAAACTACGAAAAAGCGTATGACTCCTTTACGTCCACCTTCATCTGAAGAAGCATTAGTAGGCTTACAAGAAGATGCAATGCAATCATTAGTTGATTTAGTACAAAATAATGATTTAGGCAACTACCGTGACTTAGCGGCTAAGTTATTGGAAAATAATGATGCGCTTGACTTAGTAGCGGCAGCACTTAAATCAATTACTAAAGAACCGGATGCTACACCAGTATCATTATCGGAAGAACGTCCATTACCAATGCGTCGTGACCGTTCACAAGGTGGCGGAGGCCGCGGCCGTGGCGGTAATGACCGTAACCGTGGTGGCAACCGTGGCGGTGGAGACCGTCGCGGAGGAGATCGCCGTCGTGAAGGTGGCGGAAGCCGTTCTGGCAGCGGAAGCCGTGAGGGAGGTCGTCGTGAAGGCGGTGCTCGTCGCGAAGGCTCTCGTGACCGTCGTCCACGCCCACGTCGCGAAGACTAA
- a CDS encoding D-alanine--D-alanine ligase, which produces MKKRIGLLYGGKSAEHEVSLSTAKAVTQAMDFNEFDVFPIFITLKGEWRVGPQLTEPAQTIEQLQFTTASDQSENNITQFIAKHMESPFDVIFPLLHGTNGEDGTVQGFLEVLNIPYVGNGVLGSASGMDKVVMKQLFEMAKLPQLPYEYFIRSEWEREKEAWIKRCEQSLGYPMFVKPANLGSSVGISKATNAAELEKAVQFALQYDRKIVIEQGVTAREIELAVLGNDTPDVSVAGEIKPMTEFYDYDSKYKDGSTALIIPAPLQDEVYTDLVDMAKRAFKAIDGAGLVRADFFVTENNEIYINEVNTMPGFTPVSMYPLLWQHTDVTYPQLIKKLIGFALERYTEKQQLQYNRD; this is translated from the coding sequence ATGAAAAAAAGAATTGGTTTATTATACGGTGGTAAGTCAGCCGAGCATGAAGTATCACTCTCAACCGCAAAGGCAGTAACGCAAGCAATGGATTTTAATGAGTTTGACGTTTTCCCGATTTTTATAACATTGAAGGGCGAATGGCGTGTTGGACCTCAATTAACAGAACCCGCTCAAACAATTGAACAATTGCAGTTTACAACGGCATCAGACCAGTCTGAAAATAATATTACGCAATTTATTGCAAAACATATGGAAAGTCCGTTTGATGTGATCTTCCCTTTACTGCATGGAACGAACGGTGAAGATGGAACAGTACAGGGCTTTTTGGAAGTGCTGAACATTCCCTATGTAGGCAACGGTGTTCTTGGTTCAGCATCAGGTATGGATAAGGTAGTGATGAAGCAGTTGTTTGAAATGGCAAAATTGCCGCAATTACCTTATGAATATTTTATTCGAAGTGAATGGGAGCGGGAGAAAGAAGCTTGGATTAAAAGATGTGAACAGTCTTTAGGCTATCCGATGTTTGTTAAACCGGCTAACCTGGGTTCAAGTGTAGGGATCAGCAAAGCGACGAATGCAGCGGAACTAGAAAAAGCTGTCCAATTTGCACTGCAATATGACCGCAAAATTGTGATTGAACAAGGTGTAACGGCTAGAGAAATCGAACTTGCTGTTTTAGGAAATGATACACCTGACGTTTCAGTGGCAGGTGAGATTAAGCCAATGACCGAGTTTTATGATTATGATTCAAAATATAAAGATGGCTCGACAGCATTGATTATTCCGGCACCATTACAAGACGAGGTTTATACAGACTTGGTAGATATGGCGAAAAGAGCGTTTAAAGCGATCGACGGAGCGGGATTAGTGCGGGCAGATTTCTTTGTAACTGAAAACAACGAAATCTATATCAATGAAGTAAATACAATGCCAGGATTTACACCGGTAAGCATGTATCCTTTATTGTGGCAGCATACGGATGTAACATATCCACAGCTAATTAAAAAGCTGATTGGTTTTGCACTGGAACGTTATACAGAAAAACAGCAGCTTCAATACAACAGAGATTGA
- a CDS encoding Lmo0850 family protein yields the protein MAKEIDLKRIVTNLSKLGVTATVTKSRLELLKVLTPPTQTPQTQN from the coding sequence ATGGCGAAAGAGATTGATTTAAAGCGTATTGTTACAAACTTATCAAAATTAGGTGTTACGGCGACAGTTACGAAATCTCGTCTTGAGCTTTTAAAAGTTTTAACACCACCAACACAAACTCCACAAACGCAAAATTAA
- a CDS encoding FtsW/RodA/SpoVE family cell cycle protein yields the protein MDTNNYNFNKRFDWPLTTILIIFLGVSVLAIASAQTSGQYGINFIPKQIINYAIFAVIVAFVMYFDPDQYKKMAWPLYGFGILLLVALVIIPTSTGLTVETNGAKSWFQTPIGNIQPAEFMKTFYILASAFLISKHNENYQIKTIKSDLLLLGKICLTLAIPLGFIMMQPDLGSALVFFAITAALVIVAGVTWKIILPLFGGAVVVGGSLLWMALYMQDFLEKTFGFQPYQFARIYSWINPYEYATSDGYHLITSLNAIGSGEVFGKGFMAREVYVAENHTDFIFAVIGEEWGFIGASAVICLYFLLIYHLTKMTLLLKDPFCTYVCAGIIAMITFHVFENIGMTIQLLPITGIPLPFISYGGSSMMGNALAIGLVYSMKFHYRTYMFTTNDPDDE from the coding sequence ATGGATACAAACAATTACAATTTCAATAAACGGTTCGACTGGCCGCTTACTACTATCCTCATCATATTTTTAGGAGTAAGTGTGCTTGCAATCGCATCTGCACAAACTTCAGGTCAATATGGAATAAATTTCATTCCGAAGCAAATAATAAACTACGCTATTTTTGCTGTTATTGTTGCATTTGTTATGTACTTTGACCCTGATCAGTATAAAAAAATGGCCTGGCCGTTGTACGGGTTCGGAATCTTACTATTAGTTGCCCTTGTCATTATTCCGACATCAACTGGTTTAACTGTCGAAACAAACGGAGCAAAGAGCTGGTTCCAAACACCGATCGGTAATATTCAGCCTGCGGAATTTATGAAGACATTCTACATTTTGGCTTCTGCCTTTTTAATTAGTAAGCACAATGAAAATTACCAGATTAAAACGATTAAATCCGATCTATTGCTGCTCGGTAAAATTTGTTTGACGTTGGCAATACCGCTTGGCTTCATTATGATGCAGCCGGATCTGGGTTCTGCTCTAGTATTCTTTGCTATTACTGCAGCACTTGTAATTGTCGCAGGTGTAACCTGGAAAATTATTTTGCCGCTTTTTGGCGGTGCAGTAGTTGTAGGCGGTTCACTATTATGGATGGCACTGTATATGCAGGATTTTCTGGAAAAGACATTTGGTTTCCAGCCATACCAGTTCGCCCGTATTTACTCTTGGATCAACCCTTATGAGTATGCGACTTCAGACGGCTATCATTTAATTACTTCACTAAATGCCATTGGCTCCGGTGAGGTTTTCGGTAAAGGATTCATGGCGCGTGAAGTATATGTTGCGGAAAACCATACAGACTTTATCTTTGCTGTCATCGGAGAAGAATGGGGCTTTATCGGCGCAAGCGCTGTTATCTGTCTATACTTCCTGTTAATCTATCACTTAACGAAGATGACATTATTATTAAAAGATCCGTTCTGTACTTATGTATGTGCAGGGATTATCGCTATGATCACATTCCATGTTTTCGAAAACATCGGTATGACAATACAGCTTCTGCCGATTACAGGGATTCCGCTACCTTTCATTAGCTACGGAGGCAGTTCGATGATGGGGAATGCTTTAGCGATTGGTCTAGTCTACAGTATGAAATTTCATTATCGGACGTACATGTTTACAACAAATGATCCGGACGATGAATAA
- a CDS encoding M15 family metallopeptidase, whose protein sequence is MNRKANRKSPIAMIVSISIIILIAILGSIYYKFEVAQSATEEESVEPTELENEETQNKAIETEEPLKQQDGNADDMASSGKNGENPSVNSGEQPIKQPAKEIPPATKEVELENGYIVGQKPATEPTFVKGVLIANKKNPLPATYNKGEDPKARAAFEKMAKAAMENNIELVAFSGFRSYEYQKTLYDRYVKRDGKEAADRYSARPGYSEHQTGLAFDIGEKGREELWLTNEFGDTEAGQWLAQNAHKYGFILRYPKGKEEITGFMHESWHFRYLEGDLATKVYEAGVTLEEYLGIQ, encoded by the coding sequence ATGAACAGAAAAGCAAACAGAAAAAGTCCGATCGCAATGATTGTATCCATTTCAATTATTATTTTAATCGCGATCTTAGGGTCTATTTATTATAAATTTGAAGTAGCACAATCTGCTACAGAAGAAGAATCTGTTGAACCAACTGAACTGGAAAATGAAGAGACACAAAATAAAGCAATCGAAACGGAAGAACCGTTGAAGCAACAAGATGGAAATGCTGATGATATGGCTTCTTCAGGAAAAAATGGTGAAAACCCTTCGGTAAATTCCGGGGAGCAGCCAATAAAGCAACCTGCTAAAGAAATTCCACCCGCTACGAAAGAAGTGGAGCTGGAAAATGGATATATTGTCGGCCAAAAGCCTGCAACAGAACCTACTTTTGTAAAAGGGGTTTTAATTGCGAATAAGAAAAATCCTCTTCCTGCTACCTACAATAAAGGGGAAGATCCTAAGGCACGTGCAGCCTTTGAAAAGATGGCAAAAGCTGCGATGGAAAATAACATTGAGCTCGTTGCTTTTAGTGGTTTCCGTTCTTACGAATATCAAAAAACGCTATATGACCGTTATGTGAAGCGAGACGGAAAGGAAGCGGCCGATCGCTATAGTGCAAGACCAGGATATTCCGAGCATCAAACGGGACTTGCTTTTGATATCGGGGAAAAGGGTCGTGAAGAATTGTGGCTGACAAATGAATTCGGCGACACTGAAGCAGGGCAGTGGTTGGCACAGAATGCCCATAAGTACGGGTTCATTTTACGTTATCCTAAAGGGAAAGAAGAAATTACAGGTTTCATGCATGAATCATGGCATTTCCGTTATCTGGAAGGCGATCTGGCGACGAAGGTATACGAAGCAGGCGTAACGCTGGAAGAATACTTAGGGATTCAATAA
- the cls gene encoding cardiolipin synthase, translating to MNLLSAIIQSSILVPLIMFLNILFALTVIFLERKKPSSTWAWLLVLFFLPFVGFFLYLLLGRQLRKKHLFRWDGRKDIGIEQLINYQIEAIENNELELRTENIKNYNHLIYMNLKTNNAVLTQDNDVKIFDDGSDKFEALINDIQHAKNHIHIQYYIFKLDNLGQRIVNALIKKAKQGVKVRVLFDEMGSRGVRKRHFKELIEAGGEVEVFFPSILPLINPRLNFRNHRKISIIDGRIGYIGGFNVGDEYLSLSDRFGYWRDTHLRIEGSAVHPLQTRFILDWNQASAKNDICYAERYFPIIPQKGTAALQIISSGPDTEWEVIKNNYLHLISNAKKYVYIQSPYFIPDESFFDAIRIAALSGIDVRIMIPNKPDHMFVYWATYSYVGPLVEAGAKVYQYEKGFIHAKMIVVDDEIASVGTANIDVRSFSLNFEVNALLYDGLLAHSLAEIFENDILDCSELTYELYNNRSNFIKFKESISRLLSPIL from the coding sequence GTGAATCTTTTGAGCGCAATTATCCAAAGTTCCATTCTCGTACCACTTATAATGTTTTTAAATATTCTATTTGCACTGACTGTCATTTTTCTAGAGCGCAAAAAGCCTTCATCGACGTGGGCATGGTTGCTCGTTCTTTTTTTCTTACCGTTTGTTGGATTTTTCCTTTATTTATTATTGGGAAGACAATTGAGAAAAAAACACTTATTCCGTTGGGATGGCAGAAAAGATATCGGGATTGAACAACTGATTAACTATCAGATTGAAGCAATTGAAAATAACGAGCTGGAACTGCGTACAGAAAATATTAAAAATTATAACCATCTTATTTATATGAATCTAAAAACAAACAACGCTGTTCTGACACAGGATAATGATGTGAAAATTTTCGATGACGGCAGTGACAAGTTCGAAGCACTTATAAATGATATTCAACATGCGAAAAACCATATTCATATTCAATACTATATTTTCAAACTGGATAACTTGGGACAACGCATTGTAAATGCTTTAATAAAAAAGGCGAAACAAGGCGTAAAAGTAAGAGTACTATTTGATGAAATGGGCTCACGCGGAGTTCGGAAGCGGCATTTTAAAGAGCTGATCGAAGCTGGCGGTGAAGTAGAAGTGTTTTTCCCTTCGATTTTGCCGCTCATCAACCCACGCCTGAACTTCAGAAATCACAGAAAAATCTCCATAATAGACGGGCGTATCGGCTATATTGGAGGATTTAACGTTGGGGATGAATATTTAAGTTTATCGGATCGATTTGGCTACTGGCGCGATACACATTTACGTATTGAAGGGAGTGCTGTCCACCCATTACAGACTCGCTTCATTTTGGACTGGAATCAGGCAAGTGCCAAAAATGATATTTGTTATGCGGAACGTTATTTTCCGATTATTCCTCAAAAAGGAACAGCCGCTCTGCAAATTATATCAAGCGGACCTGACACAGAATGGGAAGTCATTAAAAATAACTACTTGCATTTAATCTCAAATGCAAAAAAATACGTGTACATACAGTCCCCGTATTTCATTCCGGATGAATCATTTTTTGATGCGATTCGAATCGCTGCCCTATCCGGAATCGATGTTCGGATTATGATTCCGAATAAACCTGACCACATGTTCGTCTATTGGGCGACTTATTCATATGTAGGACCTCTCGTTGAAGCTGGAGCCAAAGTATACCAGTATGAGAAGGGCTTTATTCATGCCAAAATGATTGTCGTGGATGATGAAATTGCTTCAGTCGGTACCGCAAATATTGATGTGCGTAGCTTTAGTTTAAACTTTGAAGTGAATGCCCTTCTTTATGATGGATTATTGGCACACAGTCTTGCTGAAATATTCGAAAATGATATATTAGACTGCTCAGAGCTCACATATGAACTGTATAATAACCGTTCCAATTTTATTAAATTCAAAGAATCCATCTCCCGGTTATTGTCCCCGATTTTATAA
- a CDS encoding YwqG family protein, which yields MPHIEKNIYIPKELIHYHTSLSHSAEQVAILQPVKQPAFLHESKFAGLPFLTNKMEHPKDNRNRYMLFLAQLNFAEIQLDHPFPQDGILQFYIPQQCYEKEKLHSECRSFKVQYIPYQGHYNEFIQDFTYLEDVNISSFPIQQEMKLITKTQFEPVSAMDYRLNNYFKPEIMDAPITLDDRSFQDVYLESYLAAEHKIGGYPYFIHQDFRKTSPYLQHYDTLLLQIVSNDEQNIMWGDSGIISFFINSKKLAQCDFSDIYFHVEEY from the coding sequence ATGCCACATATAGAAAAAAATATTTATATTCCAAAAGAATTGATCCATTATCATACAAGTTTAAGTCACTCAGCCGAACAAGTAGCAATTTTACAACCGGTAAAACAGCCTGCTTTTTTACATGAAAGTAAATTTGCCGGTCTCCCTTTTTTGACAAATAAAATGGAACATCCAAAAGATAACCGCAATCGCTATATGCTGTTTCTGGCGCAGCTTAACTTTGCGGAAATTCAGCTTGATCACCCATTTCCGCAAGATGGTATATTGCAATTTTATATCCCGCAGCAATGTTATGAAAAGGAAAAGTTACATTCGGAATGTCGTTCTTTCAAAGTGCAGTATATACCTTATCAAGGTCACTATAATGAATTTATTCAGGATTTCACGTATTTAGAAGACGTAAACATCAGCAGCTTTCCGATTCAGCAGGAAATGAAGCTTATAACAAAAACACAATTTGAACCGGTATCTGCAATGGATTACCGTTTAAATAATTATTTTAAACCTGAAATAATGGATGCACCCATTACATTGGATGACCGTTCATTTCAGGATGTATATTTGGAAAGTTATTTAGCGGCAGAACATAAAATTGGCGGCTATCCCTATTTTATACATCAGGACTTCAGAAAAACGTCGCCCTATCTACAGCACTACGACACATTGTTACTGCAGATCGTTTCAAACGATGAGCAGAATATTATGTGGGGAGATAGCGGGATTATCAGCTTCTTCATTAACTCCAAAAAATTAGCACAATGTGATTTCTCGGATATTTACTTCCATGTTGAGGAATATTAA